From a single Micromonospora carbonacea genomic region:
- the pafA gene encoding Pup--protein ligase — protein MERRIFGLETEYGVTCTYRGQRRLSPDEVARYLFRRVVSWGRSSNVFLRNGARLYLDVGSHPEYATPECDSVVDLVAHDRAGERILEGLLVDAEKRLHDEGIAGEIYLFKNNTDSAGNSYGCHENYLVSRHGEFGRLADVLIPFLVTRQLICGAGKVLQTPRGAVYCLSQRAEHIWEGVSSATTRSRPIINTRDEPHADAERYRRLHVIVGDSNMNEVTTLLKVGSADIVLRMIEAGVVMRDLSLENPIRAIREVSHDITGRRKVRLASGKEVSALEIQQEYLAKATEFVERRGGDQTAKRVVELWGRVLRAVETGDLEPVSREIDWVSKLRLIERYQRKHDLPLSHPRVAQMDLAYHDLRRGRGLYGLLERRGEVDRVATDPEIFEAKETPPQTTRARLRGEFIRHAQEKRRDFTVDWVHLKLNDQAQRTVLCKDPFRAYDERVERLIASM, from the coding sequence ATGGAGCGGCGAATCTTCGGCCTTGAGACCGAGTACGGCGTCACCTGCACCTACCGTGGTCAGCGGCGGCTGTCCCCCGACGAGGTCGCGCGGTACCTGTTCCGTCGGGTGGTGTCGTGGGGCCGGTCGAGCAACGTGTTCCTGCGCAACGGCGCCCGGCTCTACCTGGACGTGGGGTCCCACCCGGAGTATGCGACGCCGGAGTGCGACTCCGTGGTGGACCTGGTGGCCCACGACCGGGCGGGGGAGCGGATCCTGGAGGGGCTGCTCGTCGACGCGGAGAAGCGGCTGCACGACGAGGGCATCGCGGGTGAGATCTACCTGTTCAAGAACAACACGGACTCGGCGGGGAACTCGTACGGCTGCCACGAGAACTATCTGGTCTCCCGGCACGGCGAGTTCGGCCGGCTGGCGGACGTGCTGATTCCGTTCCTGGTGACCCGGCAGTTGATCTGCGGGGCGGGCAAGGTGTTGCAGACGCCCCGGGGCGCGGTCTACTGCCTGTCGCAGCGGGCGGAGCACATCTGGGAGGGGGTGTCGTCGGCGACGACCCGGAGCCGGCCGATCATCAACACCCGGGACGAGCCGCACGCGGACGCGGAGCGGTACCGGCGGCTGCACGTCATCGTGGGTGACTCGAACATGAACGAGGTCACCACGCTGCTGAAGGTCGGTTCCGCGGACATCGTGCTGCGGATGATCGAGGCGGGGGTGGTGATGCGGGACCTGTCGCTGGAGAATCCGATCCGGGCGATCCGGGAGGTGTCGCACGACATCACGGGTCGGCGGAAGGTGCGGTTGGCCTCGGGCAAGGAGGTCAGCGCGCTGGAGATCCAGCAGGAATACCTGGCGAAGGCGACGGAGTTCGTGGAGCGCCGGGGCGGGGACCAGACGGCCAAGCGGGTGGTGGAGCTGTGGGGCCGGGTGCTGCGGGCGGTGGAGACCGGTGACCTGGAGCCGGTGTCGCGGGAGATCGACTGGGTGTCGAAGCTGCGGCTGATCGAGCGGTACCAGCGCAAGCACGACCTGCCGTTGTCGCATCCCCGGGTGGCGCAGATGGACCTGGCGTATCACGACCTGCGGCGCGGGCGGGGCCTGTACGGGCTGCTGGAGCGGCGCGGGGAGGTGGACCGGGTGGCGACGGATCCGGAGATCTTCGAGGCGAAGGAGACGCCGCCGCAGACGACGCGGGCGCGGCTGCGGGGGGAGTTCATCCGGCACGCGCAGGAGAAGCGGCGTGACTTCACGGTCGACTGGGTGCACCTGAAGCTCAACGACCAGGCGCAGCGCACCGTGTTGTGCAAGGACCCGTTCCGGGCGTACGACGAGCGGGTGGAGCGGTTGATCGCCAGCATGTGA
- a CDS encoding DUF3866 family protein, with product MVRWRAGTVTALRREWTGAIELDVTLADGTTMRALAYPHLVGRPAPGDRVLLNAGALLMGLGTGGYALVVALPDRLPPDPPQAGDTRDAGHLVKARYTPLQPILLGVDEEASPHHATLAAAEDVAGLPVVTADLHSALPAILAGIHADAPDTRVAYLLTDGGALPAWFSRALDGLRGRLAGTISVGQAFGGDLEATTVHSGLLAARHVLDADVVICAQGPGNLGTGTRWGYSGVAVGEAVNAVAALGGKPVGSLRISDADPRPRHRGVSHHSLTAYGRVALAPADLVVPAGLPAALAGDVDAALAPLAGRHRIVRVPTDGLDAALRASPVPLSTMGRGLDADHAYFLAAAAAGRHAAALAR from the coding sequence ATGGTGCGATGGCGGGCGGGAACCGTGACGGCGCTACGGCGCGAGTGGACCGGCGCGATCGAACTCGACGTCACACTCGCCGACGGCACCACCATGCGGGCCCTGGCCTACCCGCACCTCGTCGGCCGCCCCGCCCCCGGCGACCGGGTGCTGCTCAACGCCGGGGCGCTGCTCATGGGCCTCGGCACCGGCGGATACGCCCTCGTCGTGGCCCTGCCCGACCGGCTGCCGCCCGACCCGCCACAGGCCGGCGACACCCGCGACGCCGGGCACCTCGTCAAGGCCCGCTACACGCCCCTGCAACCCATCCTGCTCGGCGTCGACGAGGAGGCCAGCCCGCACCACGCGACGCTCGCCGCCGCCGAGGACGTCGCCGGCCTGCCCGTCGTCACCGCCGACCTGCACTCCGCCCTGCCCGCCATCCTCGCCGGCATCCACGCCGACGCCCCCGACACCCGCGTCGCCTACCTGCTCACCGACGGCGGCGCGCTGCCCGCCTGGTTCTCCCGCGCCCTCGACGGGCTGCGCGGCCGGCTCGCCGGCACGATCAGCGTCGGGCAGGCGTTCGGCGGCGACCTGGAAGCCACCACCGTGCACAGCGGCCTGCTCGCCGCCCGGCACGTGCTCGACGCCGACGTGGTCATCTGCGCCCAGGGCCCCGGCAACCTCGGCACCGGCACCCGGTGGGGCTACTCCGGCGTCGCCGTCGGCGAGGCCGTCAACGCCGTCGCCGCCCTCGGCGGGAAACCCGTCGGCTCCCTGCGCATCTCCGACGCCGACCCCCGTCCCCGGCACCGGGGCGTGTCCCACCACAGCCTCACCGCGTACGGCCGCGTCGCCCTCGCCCCCGCCGACCTCGTCGTGCCCGCCGGCCTGCCCGCCGCGCTGGCCGGCGACGTCGACGCCGCGCTCGCCCCCCTCGCCGGGCGACACCGCATCGTCCGGGTCCCCACCGACGGGCTCGACGCCGCGCTGCGCGCCAGTCCCGTGCCCCTGTCCACCATGGGCCGCGGCCTCGACGCCGACCACGCCTACTTCCTCGCCGCCGCGGCCGCCGGCCGGCACGCCGCCGCCCTGGCCCGCTGA
- a CDS encoding cation diffusion facilitator family transporter produces MPEADVKTESVGTVVVAGAANLAIAVAKLVAGLISGSAAMLSEAAHSVADTTTEALLYLALRRGARPADVRHPFGYGKESYVWAFLAALFTFVAGAGFAITHGVTTILVHEHSGDYLVAYVVLAVSFAVESVSLARATRQVRAESRRWNTTPRRFLKLTADTTIKAVFLEDSAALIGLLLAAVGLGLSHLTGDELYDGLASIAIGLLLLVVAITLAKANISLLVGRSVPERLRHEIAAELDGLPAVERIDTLLTMQLGPEDMLVAAKVDFRDDATGADIEAAADEAERRLTARYPEIGYVFLDPTPSRPETRNRRTRHIQDEPPR; encoded by the coding sequence ATGCCCGAAGCGGACGTCAAGACCGAGAGCGTGGGCACCGTCGTCGTGGCCGGCGCGGCGAACCTCGCCATCGCCGTGGCCAAGCTCGTCGCCGGGCTGATCTCCGGCTCCGCGGCGATGCTCTCCGAGGCCGCGCACTCCGTCGCCGACACCACCACCGAGGCGCTGCTCTACCTCGCGCTGCGCCGCGGCGCACGACCCGCCGACGTCCGCCACCCCTTCGGGTACGGCAAGGAGAGCTACGTCTGGGCGTTCCTCGCCGCGCTGTTCACCTTCGTCGCCGGGGCCGGCTTCGCCATCACCCACGGCGTCACCACCATCCTCGTGCACGAACACAGCGGCGACTACCTCGTCGCGTACGTCGTGCTGGCCGTGTCGTTCGCCGTCGAGTCGGTCTCCCTGGCCCGGGCGACCCGGCAGGTCCGCGCCGAGTCGCGCCGCTGGAACACCACGCCGAGACGGTTCCTGAAGCTCACCGCCGACACCACCATCAAGGCCGTCTTCCTGGAGGACAGCGCCGCCCTGATCGGCCTGCTGCTCGCCGCCGTCGGCCTCGGCCTGTCCCACCTCACCGGCGACGAGCTCTACGACGGCCTCGCCTCCATCGCCATCGGCCTGCTGCTGCTGGTCGTCGCGATCACCCTCGCCAAGGCCAACATCTCGCTGCTCGTCGGGCGCTCCGTGCCCGAACGGCTGCGCCACGAGATCGCGGCCGAACTCGACGGGCTGCCCGCCGTCGAACGCATCGACACCCTGCTCACCATGCAGCTCGGCCCCGAGGACATGCTCGTCGCCGCCAAGGTCGACTTCCGCGACGACGCCACCGGCGCCGACATCGAGGCCGCCGCCGACGAGGCCGAGCGCCGCCTCACCGCCCGCTACCCCGAGATCGGGTACGTCTTCCTCGACCCCACCCCGTCGCGCCCCGAGACCCGCAACCGGCGCACCCGACACATCCAGGACGAGCCGCCGCGCTGA
- a CDS encoding helix-turn-helix transcriptional regulator, which produces MSRTRTERLVNLVICLLSTRRFLTAAQIAATVPGYEHDPDDAKDHEAFQRKFERDKAELRELGVPLETGTASVFDSEPGYRIAHREYALPDIPLEPDEAAAVGIAARLWQHAGLAAAASSGLAKLRAAGVDVDPQATLGLEPMVTVDPAFAPLTAAARDRREVSFDYRVPDRDDPTRRRVQPWGVVCWRGRWYVVGHDLDRAATRCFRLSRVVGAVRVVGAPGGYEPPPGQDLISHVARWSGPVERTGRATVLVRPGRAAGLRRWAVDSGSGPTGDRLVLPYADAESLAAKLVGYGPDVRVLDPPEVREAVIQRLKEIAARHDELTVTGGAR; this is translated from the coding sequence GTGTCGCGGACCCGCACCGAACGCCTGGTCAACCTGGTGATCTGCCTGTTGTCGACGCGACGGTTCCTGACCGCCGCGCAGATCGCCGCGACCGTGCCCGGTTACGAGCACGATCCGGACGACGCGAAGGATCACGAAGCGTTCCAGCGCAAGTTCGAGCGGGACAAGGCGGAGCTGCGTGAGCTGGGGGTGCCGCTGGAGACGGGGACGGCGAGCGTCTTCGACTCGGAGCCGGGCTACCGGATCGCCCACCGGGAATACGCGCTGCCGGACATCCCGCTGGAGCCGGACGAGGCGGCGGCGGTCGGCATCGCGGCCCGGTTGTGGCAGCACGCCGGGTTGGCGGCCGCCGCGTCGTCGGGGCTGGCGAAGCTGCGGGCCGCCGGGGTGGACGTGGACCCGCAGGCCACGCTGGGACTGGAGCCGATGGTGACGGTCGACCCGGCGTTCGCGCCGTTGACGGCCGCCGCCCGGGACCGCCGCGAGGTGAGCTTCGACTACCGCGTGCCCGACCGCGACGATCCGACCCGCCGCCGGGTCCAGCCGTGGGGCGTGGTCTGCTGGCGGGGCCGGTGGTATGTGGTGGGGCACGACCTGGACCGGGCGGCGACCCGCTGTTTCCGGCTGTCGCGGGTGGTGGGCGCGGTCCGGGTGGTCGGGGCCCCGGGCGGCTACGAGCCGCCGCCGGGGCAGGATCTGATCAGCCACGTGGCGCGCTGGTCGGGGCCGGTGGAGCGCACGGGCCGGGCGACGGTCCTGGTCCGTCCGGGCCGCGCGGCGGGGCTGCGCCGCTGGGCGGTGGACAGCGGCTCCGGGCCCACGGGGGACCGGCTGGTCCTGCCGTACGCCGACGCGGAGTCGCTGGCCGCAAAGCTGGTGGGGTACGGCCCGGACGTGCGGGTGCTCGACCCGCCGGAGGTGCGCGAGGCGGTGATCCAGCGGCTCAAGGAGATCGCCGCCCGGCACGACGAGCTGACCGTGACCGGAGGTGCCCGATGA
- a CDS encoding helix-turn-helix transcriptional regulator: MTRPATRPAARPTGPRAAGNRASADRLARLLNLVPYLLARPGIEIAEAAGDLGVTERQLREDLELLWVCGLPGYGPGDLIDMAFDGDRVTITYDAGIDRPLRLTPDEALALVVALRMLAETPGVANREAVERALAKIENAAGDLVGAPVEVRLQADGRRVEQLRAAVGRGRALRITYYTPARDETTERVIDPLRMLMVGGRAYVEAWCRRAEEVRLFRADRIDAVVELDEPAAVPPQARPHDLTEGVFRPSPDLPLITLRIGRGERWITEYYPCERVERGDGDQWLVSLRVTDLGWARRFVLGLGPGVAVVAPAELAEQVRAQAVAALEAYASPDGAPSGDPAGAASPR; this comes from the coding sequence ATGACCCGCCCGGCGACCCGTCCCGCCGCCCGCCCGACCGGCCCGCGCGCCGCCGGCAACCGGGCGTCGGCCGACCGGCTGGCCCGGCTGCTCAACCTGGTGCCCTACCTGCTGGCCCGGCCGGGGATCGAGATCGCCGAGGCGGCCGGTGACCTGGGGGTGACCGAGCGGCAGCTCCGGGAGGACCTGGAGCTGCTGTGGGTGTGCGGGCTGCCCGGTTACGGCCCGGGCGACCTGATCGACATGGCGTTCGACGGCGACCGGGTGACCATCACCTACGACGCGGGCATCGACCGGCCGCTGCGGTTGACCCCCGACGAGGCGCTGGCGCTGGTGGTGGCGCTGCGGATGCTCGCCGAGACGCCGGGGGTGGCCAACCGGGAGGCGGTGGAGCGGGCCCTCGCGAAGATCGAGAACGCGGCGGGCGACCTGGTCGGCGCCCCGGTGGAGGTGCGCCTGCAGGCGGACGGCCGGCGGGTGGAGCAGCTGCGGGCCGCCGTGGGGCGGGGGCGGGCGCTGCGGATCACCTACTACACGCCGGCCCGGGACGAGACGACCGAGCGGGTCATCGACCCGCTGCGGATGCTGATGGTGGGCGGCCGGGCGTACGTGGAGGCGTGGTGCCGCCGCGCGGAGGAGGTCCGGCTGTTCCGGGCCGACCGGATCGACGCGGTCGTCGAGCTGGACGAGCCGGCGGCGGTGCCGCCGCAGGCCCGCCCGCACGACCTCACCGAGGGGGTGTTCCGGCCGTCGCCGGACCTGCCGTTGATCACGTTGCGGATCGGCCGGGGCGAGCGGTGGATCACGGAATACTATCCGTGCGAGCGGGTCGAGCGCGGCGACGGCGACCAGTGGCTGGTGTCGCTGCGGGTGACCGACCTGGGCTGGGCTCGCCGGTTCGTGCTGGGGCTGGGCCCGGGGGTGGCCGTGGTCGCCCCGGCGGAGCTGGCCGAGCAGGTGCGGGCGCAGGCGGTCGCCGCGCTGGAGGCGTACGCCAGCCCGGACGGCGCGCCGTCGGGTGATCCGGCGGGGGCCGCGTCGCCCCGGTAG
- the tatA gene encoding Sec-independent protein translocase subunit TatA — translation MGALKPWHIAVLVVVMILLFGAKRLPDAARSLGRSLRIIKAETKSLHDDDRDLAEKADAQAGYQPLQPNAAQPQQQQYAQQPYAQPQQQPYAPPQAPQQPVIDPVQRVRDH, via the coding sequence ATGGGTGCCCTCAAGCCGTGGCACATCGCCGTACTCGTGGTCGTGATGATCCTGCTCTTCGGCGCGAAGCGGCTCCCCGACGCGGCCCGCTCGCTGGGCCGTTCGCTGCGGATCATCAAGGCCGAGACGAAGAGCCTGCACGACGACGACCGCGATCTGGCCGAGAAGGCCGACGCCCAGGCGGGCTACCAGCCGCTGCAGCCGAACGCCGCGCAGCCGCAGCAGCAGCAGTATGCGCAGCAGCCGTACGCGCAGCCGCAGCAGCAGCCGTACGCCCCGCCGCAGGCTCCGCAGCAGCCGGTCATCGACCCGGTGCAGCGCGTCCGCGACCACTGA
- the tatC gene encoding twin-arginine translocase subunit TatC has protein sequence MAFALRKRGPSKFEQAADGSMTLMDHIRELRSRLFRASLAIMVGFGFGIWLATPVRLLLSKPYCDLPASIDPDTGKCNFVQLGVADVFLLNLKIGLWVGLVIAAPVWLYQLWAFIAPGLHRHERRYAYVFTSLAAPLFAAGAVLAFFVTTKGLEFLLNVSGDDISTNLEVTRYISFVTNLILLFGVAFEFPLIVLMLNFVGLASAKRLLSWWRVAIFVFFAFSAVVTPTPDPFGMTALAVCLSALYFAAVGVAFLNDRRRGRGKEIYAGIADDEVSPLELNDDRVPPGQRIEAVDPIGVPEPVAAPAPIDRRYDDMT, from the coding sequence GTGGCCTTCGCCCTTCGTAAACGCGGACCGAGCAAGTTTGAGCAGGCCGCCGACGGCTCCATGACGCTGATGGACCACATCCGTGAGCTGCGCTCCCGGTTGTTCCGGGCGTCGCTGGCGATCATGGTCGGCTTCGGCTTCGGTATCTGGCTGGCGACTCCGGTGCGGCTGCTGTTGTCGAAGCCGTACTGCGACCTGCCGGCCTCGATCGACCCCGACACGGGCAAATGCAACTTCGTCCAGCTCGGTGTCGCCGACGTCTTCCTGCTCAACCTGAAGATCGGCCTCTGGGTCGGGTTGGTCATCGCCGCCCCGGTCTGGCTCTACCAGCTGTGGGCGTTCATCGCGCCGGGTCTGCACCGGCACGAGCGGCGGTACGCCTACGTCTTCACATCGCTGGCGGCGCCGCTTTTCGCCGCAGGCGCGGTACTGGCCTTCTTCGTCACCACCAAGGGGCTGGAGTTCCTGCTCAACGTCTCCGGTGACGACATCTCGACCAACCTCGAGGTGACCCGCTACATCTCGTTCGTCACCAACCTGATCCTGTTATTCGGGGTGGCGTTCGAGTTCCCGCTGATCGTGCTGATGCTCAACTTCGTGGGGCTGGCCAGCGCGAAGCGGCTGCTCAGCTGGTGGCGGGTCGCGATCTTCGTGTTCTTCGCCTTCTCGGCGGTGGTCACCCCGACGCCGGATCCGTTCGGTATGACGGCTCTGGCAGTCTGCCTGTCCGCCCTGTACTTCGCCGCCGTGGGTGTCGCGTTCCTCAACGACAGGCGGCGCGGGCGGGGCAAGGAGATCTACGCTGGGATCGCCGACGACGAGGTGTCGCCGTTGGAGCTCAACGACGACCGGGTGCCGCCCGGCCAGCGGATCGAGGCCGTCGACCCGATCGGCGTCCCGGAGCCGGTGGCCGCGCCGGCGCCGATCGACCGGCGCTACGACGACATGACCTGA
- a CDS encoding Rieske (2Fe-2S) protein, with product MTEEHRPCPSRRAVLCATGAAGVTALLAGCQTYGQPVAAPVAADPPGGDAPASGDPVAEPAGSGDPADADAPGEAPDDAPAGGQAAALAAVADLPVGGGRILADRGVVLTRPTQETVKAYSATCTHAGCTVTRVDGGTIVCGCHNSTFDIADGSVRGGPAGSPLPSVAVSVRDGQVLLA from the coding sequence ATGACCGAGGAGCACCGGCCCTGCCCGTCCCGGCGGGCCGTCCTGTGCGCCACCGGGGCGGCGGGCGTCACCGCCCTGCTGGCCGGCTGTCAGACGTACGGGCAGCCCGTCGCCGCGCCGGTGGCGGCCGATCCGCCCGGCGGCGACGCGCCGGCCAGCGGTGACCCGGTGGCCGAGCCCGCCGGCAGCGGCGACCCGGCCGACGCCGACGCCCCCGGCGAGGCTCCCGACGACGCCCCCGCCGGCGGGCAGGCGGCGGCGCTGGCCGCCGTGGCCGACCTGCCCGTCGGCGGCGGCCGGATCCTCGCCGACCGGGGCGTGGTGCTGACCCGGCCGACGCAGGAGACCGTCAAGGCGTACTCCGCCACCTGCACCCACGCCGGCTGCACCGTCACCCGCGTCGATGGCGGCACCATCGTCTGCGGCTGCCACAACAGCACGTTCGACATCGCCGACGGGTCGGTACGCGGCGGGCCGGCCGGCTCGCCGCTGCCGTCGGTCGCGGTGTCGGTGCGCGACGGTCAGGTCCTGCTCGCCTGA
- a CDS encoding DUF6529 family protein, with protein sequence MLLPVLAGAAVAVATGVYAKLHQPTGIAVNVAGFTGPMQVKVWLGSGAMALAVVQVLSALAMWGRLGGFRPSWAGVAHRWSGRVAFLLAVPVAVHCLYALGFAAYDLRTLAHSLFGCFFFGVFTTKMLALPKPGLAGWVLPVTGGAVFVALTAIWLTSSLWYFTTFGITR encoded by the coding sequence CTGCTGCTGCCGGTGCTCGCCGGCGCGGCGGTCGCCGTGGCCACCGGCGTCTACGCGAAACTGCACCAGCCCACCGGCATCGCCGTCAACGTCGCCGGCTTCACCGGGCCGATGCAGGTGAAGGTGTGGCTGGGCAGCGGCGCGATGGCCCTCGCCGTGGTGCAGGTGCTGTCGGCGCTGGCGATGTGGGGGCGGCTCGGCGGCTTCCGCCCCTCCTGGGCGGGCGTCGCCCACCGCTGGTCCGGCCGGGTGGCGTTCCTGCTCGCCGTGCCCGTGGCCGTGCACTGCCTGTACGCCCTCGGCTTCGCCGCCTACGACCTGCGTACCCTGGCGCACTCCCTGTTCGGCTGCTTCTTCTTCGGCGTGTTCACCACGAAGATGCTGGCCCTGCCGAAGCCGGGGCTGGCCGGCTGGGTGCTGCCCGTCACCGGCGGGGCGGTCTTCGTCGCCCTCACGGCGATCTGGCTGACCTCGTCGCTGTGGTACTTCACCACCTTCGGGATCACCCGGTGA
- a CDS encoding diacylglycerol/lipid kinase family protein: protein MLAVTAADHPAPGPRPDGPVAVLANPTAGRGRHRGLLPRLLDRLATAGRPVRLLEAGTGAQAEAACRAAVADGAAALVTVGGDGTVHRGLQAVAGTGVPFAPVPAGTGNDFATDTGFPADPIAAVETVAAALREGRTRPVDLARMTGPGGDTRWYGAVLAAGFDAIVNERANRMRRPRGPRRYDLAILVELARLRPRRYTLRLDGEPLERDAVLVAVGNCASYGGGMRICPDADPTDGLLDVVVGGRFDRRTLIRVKPRIYRGTHVRHPLVSSHRARTVELAAEGITTYADGERCLDLPVTVTAVPGAVRLLR from the coding sequence GTGCTCGCCGTGACCGCAGCCGACCACCCCGCCCCCGGGCCGCGCCCCGACGGTCCCGTCGCCGTGCTCGCCAACCCCACGGCCGGGCGCGGGCGGCACCGGGGCCTGCTGCCGCGCCTGCTCGACCGGCTGGCGACGGCGGGCCGCCCGGTGCGGCTGCTGGAGGCGGGCACGGGCGCGCAGGCCGAGGCGGCGTGCCGGGCCGCCGTCGCCGACGGGGCCGCCGCGTTGGTCACCGTCGGCGGCGACGGCACGGTGCACCGGGGCCTGCAGGCGGTGGCCGGCACGGGGGTGCCGTTCGCTCCGGTGCCGGCCGGCACCGGCAACGACTTCGCCACCGACACCGGCTTTCCCGCCGACCCGATCGCCGCCGTCGAGACCGTCGCCGCCGCGCTGCGCGAGGGCCGGACCCGGCCGGTGGACCTGGCCCGGATGACCGGCCCCGGCGGCGACACCCGGTGGTACGGGGCGGTGCTCGCCGCCGGCTTCGACGCGATCGTCAACGAGCGGGCCAACCGGATGCGCCGCCCGCGTGGCCCCCGCCGTTACGACCTGGCGATCCTGGTGGAGCTTGCCCGGCTGCGCCCGCGCCGCTACACCCTGCGGCTCGACGGCGAGCCACTGGAGCGCGACGCGGTGCTGGTGGCGGTCGGCAACTGCGCCAGCTACGGCGGCGGCATGCGGATCTGCCCCGACGCGGACCCGACGGATGGCCTGCTGGACGTGGTGGTCGGCGGCCGGTTCGACAGGCGCACGCTGATCCGGGTGAAGCCGCGCATCTACCGGGGCACCCACGTGCGGCACCCGCTGGTGAGCAGCCACCGGGCCCGCACGGTGGAGCTGGCGGCCGAGGGCATCACCACGTACGCCGACGGGGAGCGGTGCCTCGACCTGCCGGTGACGGTGACCGCCGTGCCGGGCGCGGTGCGTCTGCTGCGCTGA
- a CDS encoding DUF2804 domain-containing protein, producing MTHEREITAPVDLCLPDGRLDPAAIGWTRRPLHRANLRGWGRTKRWEYWGVVTPAHVIGVVVSSLDYAGVHSLYVLDRATGEEVVTEAVVPLARGVELPERSGVGPVTARGPVTVDVDQRPDGTTLRATAGDVEVDLAMPLPAGHESLGVVVPWGQRRFQYTVKDVGRPVRGRLRVGGAWHDVPADGSFAVLDHGRGRWPYSIAWNWAAGSGPGRAVQLGGKWTDGTGSTENGLFVAGRLHKIGDELRWTYDRSDWLRPWRIAGDRVDVTLHPFHERAARTNLGVVANETHQCFGHFTGWAATDDGERIDLDGLVGWAEEARNRW from the coding sequence ATGACGCACGAACGCGAGATCACCGCCCCCGTCGACCTCTGCCTGCCCGACGGCCGGCTCGACCCGGCGGCGATCGGCTGGACCCGCCGCCCCCTGCACCGGGCCAACCTGCGGGGCTGGGGGCGGACCAAGCGCTGGGAGTACTGGGGCGTCGTCACCCCCGCCCACGTCATCGGGGTCGTCGTGTCGTCGCTGGACTACGCCGGCGTGCACAGCCTCTACGTGCTCGACCGCGCCACCGGCGAGGAGGTCGTCACCGAGGCGGTGGTGCCGCTGGCCCGCGGGGTGGAGCTGCCCGAGCGCAGCGGCGTCGGCCCCGTCACCGCGCGCGGGCCGGTGACCGTCGACGTCGACCAGCGCCCCGACGGCACCACCCTGCGCGCCACCGCCGGCGACGTCGAGGTCGACCTGGCCATGCCGCTGCCCGCCGGCCACGAGTCGCTCGGGGTGGTCGTGCCGTGGGGCCAGCGGCGGTTCCAGTACACCGTCAAGGACGTCGGGCGGCCCGTGCGCGGCCGGCTGCGCGTCGGGGGCGCGTGGCACGACGTCCCCGCCGACGGGTCGTTCGCCGTGCTCGACCACGGCCGGGGACGGTGGCCGTACTCGATCGCCTGGAACTGGGCGGCGGGCAGCGGGCCCGGCCGGGCCGTCCAGCTCGGCGGGAAGTGGACCGACGGCACCGGCAGCACCGAGAACGGGCTGTTCGTCGCCGGCCGGCTGCACAAGATCGGCGACGAGCTGCGCTGGACGTACGACCGGTCCGACTGGCTGCGCCCGTGGCGGATCGCCGGCGACCGGGTGGACGTGACGCTGCACCCCTTCCACGAGCGGGCCGCCCGCACCAACCTCGGCGTGGTGGCCAACGAGACGCACCAGTGCTTCGGGCACTTCACCGGCTGGGCGGCCACCGACGACGGCGAGCGGATCGACCTCGACGGGCTCGTCGGCTGGGCCGAGGAGGCCCGCAACCGCTGGTAG